The nucleotide window ACGGGGGACCTACGACGGGACGGGTCCGTATCGTCGCGACGCCGACACTAAAGGGAGTTCACGTCGAAACGCAACCGTAGCGTCGTGACGCTATGCTCAAGCCATGGCAAAAGAGGGCAGCGGGAACGACTCCGCGGCGGCGCGCCGGAGCCCGGCAGGCGCCGCCGTACTGCGCGAGGACAAGACCGAGGCGATCCGGGCCGCGGTCTTCGAGGAGCTGGCCGTGGCGGGCTTCGCCCGGATGTCGATCGAGGGCATCGCGCGGCGGGCCGGTGTAGGCAAGACCGCCGTCTACCGGCGGTGGCGCTCCAAGCTGCACCTGGTCCTCGACGTGGTCTCCGCGGTGGCCGCGGCGGGCATGCCGACGCCGGACACCGGGTCGCTGTCCGGCGATGTCCGGGTGCTGCTGGAGGTCGCGGCCCGGGCGCTGCGGCACCCCATGGCCTCGCAGATCATCCCGGACCTGCTGGCGGAGGCGGCCCGCAGCCCCGAGCTGGCGGCCGCGCTGAAGGGCGCGCTGCACGACAGCCAGGAGGGCGTCGCCACGGCGATGGTGGCGCGCGCCGTCGAGCGCGGCGAGATCCCGGCGGGTGCGGACGGCCGGCTGGCCCTGGACCTGCTGACCGGGCCGCTGTACTGGCGGCTGCTGGTGGTCCGCGACGCGGTGCCGCCCGGCTATCTCGACGAGCTGACGACGGCGGTGGTCAGCGCGCTCGGCGGACGCTGAGACGACCGGCCCCGGCCGGATCCGGAACCTGCGGGGTGCCGCGGCGGAATCCCGCCGCGGCACCCCGCAGGTGTCCTCTCAGGTGGTTCAGCCCGCGAGTCCGAGGTCCGTGGCCTCGTCGGTCGGACTGCTGTCCCGCTGGGCGGGCAGCCGGCCGCCCGGGAGCGGCAGCCGGCCGGGGACGGACCCGCCGGCCGCGGCGCGCGGGGACGGGGCGACGGTGCGCCCGGCCGGCGGCAGCGGGGCCGGGGCCGCCTCCTGGCCCAGGAAGACCCGGCGCACGACCCGCTCGGCGGCGTGCCCGTCGTCCCACTGGCAGAACCGCGCACGGAACGCGGCGCGCAGCCCGGCGGCCGCGTCGTCGTCCCAGCGGCCGCTGCGGAAGGCCTCGATCAGCTCGTCCTCGCTGGTGGCGATGGCCCCCGGGGTGTCGCCCGGCCGGCCCGAGAGCAGGTCGAAGGTGACGCCGCGGGAGCGGACGTAGGTGTCCCAGTCGTCGGCGTAGGTGACGATCGGCCGGTCGAGGTTGGCGTAGTCGAACATGATCGACGAATAGTCGGTGACCAGGGCGTCGGCGGCCAGGCACAGCTCCTCGACGACCGGGTGGCCGGAGACGTCGATCAGCGCGCCGCGCTCCTGGAGCGCCTGGAGGCGGGCGTCCCGGTCGTAGAAGTAGTGGGTGCGCACCAGCAGGACGAAGTCCTCGCCCAGCCCGCGGGAGAGCTTTTCCAGGTCGAGCCGGGGGACATAGCCGACCTGGTAGTCGCGCATGGTCGGGGCGTAGAGGACCGCCGTCCTGCCGGGCGCGATGCCCAGCCGCGCGCGGATGTCCAGGACGTCCCGGTCGGTGGCCCGGTAGTAGACGTCGTTGCGGGGGTAGCCCGCGTTCACCGACTCGAAGCCGCAGGGGTAGACCCGCTCCCACTGCTCGGTGGTGTGCTGGTTGGCGGAGAGCGAGAAGTCCCAGCGGTCGGCGCGGGCCAGCAGCTTGCGGAAGCTCATGCCCTTGGCGGCGGCCGGGTAGCGCTTCTGGTCGGTGCCCATGGACTTCAGCGGGGTGCCGTGGTGGGTCTGGAGGTGGATCTGGCCCTCGCGCTTGATCACGCCGTCCGCGAAGTTGACGTTGTTGACGAGGTACTTGGCGCGGGCCATCACCTCCCAGTAGCGCGGCGAGTTCAGCACGACGTGGTCGATGCCGGCCGGGACCGCGCCGGCCTCGGCGAGGTGCTTCTTGACGACCCAGACGCCGTGCACCCCGGGCGCCAGCTCCTTGGCCTTCTCGTAGACCGCCAGCGGGTTGCAGGCCGGCAGCCGGTTCCAGTAGGCGGAGTAGACCGCGAGGTTCTCGTCCAGCGGCTGGCGCAGCAGCGCCTGGTAACGCAGGTCCATGGCCTTGCGCTTGGCCTGCCGGACCCGCTTGCCGGCGT belongs to Streptomyces sp. NBC_01454 and includes:
- a CDS encoding bifunctional glycosyltransferase/CDP-glycerol:glycerophosphate glycerophosphotransferase, giving the protein MSETGLDAVPRFSIIVPVFRVQGFLRACLDSVLAQEFTDFELIAVDDCSPDHSGAILDEYAARDARVRVRHLPENAGLGPARNAGLERARGDYVLFLDSDDTLTPGALGALADRLAATDDPEILIFDYARTHWDGATRRNTLAGLLAESGAPVFSLAERPRLLDLLQIVWNKAYRRDFVEEHGFTFPAGYYEDAPWTFCTLITARRIAVLDRVCLHYRQRRQGGNILRTTSRKHFDVFDQYARVFAHLDAHPELSRWRPHMFRKMVDHYLTVLDKPGRLPRDATAEFFHRAARDYRLRIPAGFVRPAGLAGGKYALLAKDAYPALAGLKAAGKVRRTVRKHAGKRVRQAKRKAMDLRYQALLRQPLDENLAVYSAYWNRLPACNPLAVYEKAKELAPGVHGVWVVKKHLAEAGAVPAGIDHVVLNSPRYWEVMARAKYLVNNVNFADGVIKREGQIHLQTHHGTPLKSMGTDQKRYPAAAKGMSFRKLLARADRWDFSLSANQHTTEQWERVYPCGFESVNAGYPRNDVYYRATDRDVLDIRARLGIAPGRTAVLYAPTMRDYQVGYVPRLDLEKLSRGLGEDFVLLVRTHYFYDRDARLQALQERGALIDVSGHPVVEELCLAADALVTDYSSIMFDYANLDRPIVTYADDWDTYVRSRGVTFDLLSGRPGDTPGAIATSEDELIEAFRSGRWDDDAAAGLRAAFRARFCQWDDGHAAERVVRRVFLGQEAAPAPLPPAGRTVAPSPRAAAGGSVPGRLPLPGGRLPAQRDSSPTDEATDLGLAG
- a CDS encoding TetR/AcrR family transcriptional regulator, encoding MAKEGSGNDSAAARRSPAGAAVLREDKTEAIRAAVFEELAVAGFARMSIEGIARRAGVGKTAVYRRWRSKLHLVLDVVSAVAAAGMPTPDTGSLSGDVRVLLEVAARALRHPMASQIIPDLLAEAARSPELAAALKGALHDSQEGVATAMVARAVERGEIPAGADGRLALDLLTGPLYWRLLVVRDAVPPGYLDELTTAVVSALGGR